One window from the genome of Armatimonadota bacterium encodes:
- the thrS gene encoding threonine--tRNA ligase, giving the protein MSIIIEVDQTQAGKQTIAEWLQTRDQGNVAPRPIGVSPLAQQAVAARADGALLDLTAPLPASDRLEILTFEDEAGREVYHHSTSHIMAQAVTQLFPDAHLAIGPAIAEGFYYDFDLSHKFVPEDLERIEDEMRRIIAADLPFAREEMARDAAVGFFKERGEDYKVELLQEIADDRVSIYRDGDFVDLCRGPHLPSTGRVGAVKLLSIAGAYWRGDERRPQLQRIYGVSFPTQEQLDEFLRLREQAALRDHRRLGKELDLFSIPEELGGGLVLWHPKGALVRYLIEEFWRREHYQRGYQLVFSPHIARAHLWETSGHLSFYKEGMYGPLMIDEDEYRLKPMNCPFHLLIYKSRMRSYRDLPIRYAELGTVYRYERSGVLHGLLRVRGFTQDDAHIICTPEQIGDEVKGVLDLTLFMMNAFGYQDFEVDLSVRDEADHAKYMGSDEDWAIAEKSLTAALDDKGVTYKRAPGEAVFYGPKIDIKLRDSMGRVWQGPTIQFDFNLTSRFNMEYIGADGQAHTPLMVHRALLGSIERFFGGLVEHTGGAFPAWLAPVQAVVLPIAERHQECARGVHERLTAAGFRADLDDRNESMRYKIREAQVQKVPYMLVVGDREAESGQVSVRSRSAGDLGAQGLDEFVAHLTAEVESKG; this is encoded by the coding sequence ATGAGCATTATCATCGAAGTGGATCAGACCCAGGCGGGGAAGCAAACCATCGCCGAGTGGCTGCAAACTCGCGACCAGGGGAATGTGGCACCCCGACCGATCGGGGTGTCCCCTCTGGCACAGCAGGCGGTCGCAGCGCGCGCGGACGGCGCGTTGCTCGACCTGACCGCCCCGCTGCCGGCAAGCGACCGCCTGGAGATCCTGACCTTCGAGGATGAAGCGGGGCGCGAGGTCTATCACCACTCGACCAGCCACATCATGGCGCAGGCGGTCACCCAGCTCTTCCCCGACGCGCACCTGGCTATCGGCCCCGCCATCGCCGAGGGCTTCTACTACGACTTCGACCTGTCACACAAGTTCGTGCCCGAGGATCTGGAGCGCATTGAGGACGAAATGCGGCGCATCATCGCCGCCGACCTGCCCTTCGCGCGCGAGGAGATGGCCCGCGATGCCGCCGTCGGCTTCTTCAAGGAGCGCGGCGAGGACTACAAGGTCGAGCTGCTGCAGGAGATCGCCGATGACCGCGTCAGCATCTACCGCGACGGCGATTTCGTGGACCTGTGCCGCGGGCCGCATCTGCCCTCCACCGGGCGCGTCGGCGCGGTCAAGCTGCTCAGCATCGCCGGGGCCTACTGGCGCGGCGACGAGCGCCGCCCTCAGCTCCAGCGCATCTACGGCGTCAGCTTCCCCACCCAGGAGCAGCTCGACGAGTTCCTGCGCCTGCGCGAGCAGGCGGCCCTGCGCGACCACCGCCGCCTGGGCAAAGAGCTCGACTTGTTCTCGATCCCCGAGGAGCTGGGCGGTGGGCTGGTGCTGTGGCATCCCAAGGGCGCGTTGGTGCGCTACCTGATCGAAGAGTTCTGGCGCCGCGAGCACTACCAGCGCGGCTACCAATTGGTGTTCTCGCCGCATATCGCGCGCGCCCACCTGTGGGAAACCAGCGGCCACCTCAGCTTCTACAAGGAGGGCATGTACGGCCCGCTGATGATTGACGAGGACGAGTACCGCCTCAAGCCCATGAACTGCCCCTTCCACTTGCTCATCTATAAGAGCCGGATGCGCAGCTATCGCGATCTGCCGATCCGCTATGCCGAGCTGGGCACCGTCTATCGCTACGAGCGCTCCGGGGTGCTGCATGGCCTGCTGCGCGTGCGCGGGTTCACCCAGGACGACGCGCACATCATCTGCACCCCGGAGCAGATCGGCGACGAAGTGAAGGGCGTGCTCGACCTGACGCTGTTCATGATGAACGCCTTCGGCTACCAGGACTTCGAGGTGGACCTGAGCGTGCGGGATGAGGCCGACCACGCCAAGTACATGGGGTCGGACGAGGACTGGGCGATCGCGGAGAAGTCGCTGACCGCGGCGCTGGACGACAAAGGGGTTACCTATAAGCGCGCGCCGGGCGAGGCGGTGTTCTACGGGCCGAAGATTGACATCAAGCTGCGCGACTCCATGGGGCGGGTGTGGCAGGGGCCGACTATCCAATTCGACTTCAACCTGACCAGTCGCTTCAACATGGAGTACATCGGCGCCGACGGGCAGGCGCACACCCCGCTGATGGTGCACCGCGCGCTGCTGGGCTCCATCGAGCGCTTCTTCGGCGGGCTGGTGGAACACACGGGGGGCGCTTTCCCCGCCTGGCTGGCGCCGGTGCAGGCGGTGGTGCTGCCGATTGCCGAGCGGCATCAGGAATGTGCGCGCGGGGTGCACGAGCGACTGACGGCCGCCGGCTTCCGCGCCGACCTCGATGACCGCAACGAGAGCATGCGCTACAAGATCCGCGAGGCGCAGGTGCAGAAGGTGCCCTACATGCTCGTCGTCGGCGACCGCGAGGCGGAATCGGGGCAGGTCTCCGTCCGCTCCCGCAGCGCGGGCGACCTCGGCGCGCAGGGGCTAGACGAGTTCGTCGCCCACCTGACCGCCGAGGTGGAAAGCAAGGGTTGA
- a CDS encoding NTP transferase domain-containing protein: MSQENRTAAAILAAGLGTRMGSDLPKALLGLGGQSVVQRVVRSVLAAGINNIVVIIGHRGELVRQVLGNDVRYAVQDCPRGTAHAFSCARDALRDFEGYLITLYCDVPFVPAHLLRRLACECAARNAAASMVTVELDEPGAYGRILRAADGHVVGIKEAAGATADELAVKEINAGIYCFQAPLIFEIAAEIRPDAVKGEYYLTDAIGLLAARGLEIAVVKADDPAVVMGINTPAELEQAELILQRRSR, encoded by the coding sequence ATGTCGCAAGAGAACCGCACCGCGGCCGCCATCTTGGCTGCCGGCCTGGGGACGCGCATGGGCAGCGATCTCCCGAAGGCGCTGTTAGGCCTCGGGGGGCAGTCCGTCGTGCAGCGCGTTGTCAGATCGGTGCTGGCGGCCGGGATCAACAACATTGTTGTTATTATCGGCCATCGGGGTGAGCTTGTCCGCCAGGTTCTGGGAAACGATGTGCGCTATGCGGTCCAGGACTGTCCGCGTGGCACCGCGCACGCCTTTAGCTGCGCCCGGGATGCTCTGCGCGACTTCGAGGGCTACCTCATCACGCTGTACTGTGATGTGCCGTTCGTGCCGGCCCACTTGCTGCGGCGGCTGGCGTGCGAGTGCGCCGCGCGTAATGCCGCGGCCTCCATGGTCACGGTCGAGCTCGACGAGCCCGGCGCCTACGGGCGCATTCTCCGCGCCGCCGACGGACACGTTGTCGGCATCAAGGAGGCGGCGGGCGCGACCGCCGACGAGCTGGCGGTCAAGGAGATCAACGCCGGCATCTACTGCTTCCAGGCGCCGTTGATCTTCGAGATCGCGGCCGAGATCCGGCCGGACGCGGTCAAGGGGGAGTACTACCTCACCGATGCGATCGGTCTGCTCGCGGCGCGGGGGCTGGAGATAGCGGTGGTCAAGGCGGACGATCCCGCGGTGGTCATGGGCATCAACACTCCGGCCGAACTTGAGCAGGCGGAGCTGATCCTGCAGCGCAGGTCCCGGTAG
- a CDS encoding DUF1638 domain-containing protein, whose amino-acid sequence MRIKVIACEVLFREVCLCAARSPHVIDLEFLRRGLHDNPETLRAEVQQAIDATDARGGAIHRAHSPRWIGVPHVKYDAIALGYGLCSNGTLGLVARDTPLVIPRAHDCITFFLGSKDAYHRHFHDEPGTYYYTSGWVERAGGGVPRTREEGEGLQIPYEELVAKYGEDNAQYLYEISQSWIKNYARAAFIGLGLGPQEALRAEALRVAQERSWDFTDLPGDLRLLCKLLDGEWDEAEFLVVPPGHRVTRGDEASILATEDADESKPPMYAD is encoded by the coding sequence ATGCGAATCAAGGTCATCGCCTGCGAAGTGCTGTTCCGCGAGGTCTGCCTGTGCGCGGCGCGGTCGCCGCACGTCATTGACCTCGAGTTCCTGCGTCGCGGGCTGCACGACAACCCGGAGACGCTGCGCGCGGAGGTGCAGCAAGCGATAGACGCGACGGACGCCCGTGGGGGCGCGATTCATCGCGCCCATTCACCCCGATGGATCGGGGTGCCACATGTCAAGTACGACGCCATCGCCCTCGGCTACGGCCTATGCAGCAACGGCACGCTGGGCCTGGTCGCGCGTGACACGCCGCTGGTGATCCCGCGCGCCCACGACTGCATCACCTTCTTCCTCGGCTCCAAGGACGCCTATCATCGCCACTTCCACGACGAGCCGGGGACCTATTACTACACCTCCGGCTGGGTGGAGCGCGCCGGCGGCGGCGTCCCGCGCACCCGCGAGGAGGGCGAAGGGCTGCAGATACCCTACGAGGAGTTGGTCGCCAAATACGGCGAGGACAACGCGCAATACCTGTACGAGATCAGCCAGTCGTGGATCAAGAACTACGCGCGGGCGGCGTTCATCGGCCTGGGGCTGGGGCCGCAGGAAGCGCTGCGAGCCGAGGCGCTGCGGGTGGCGCAGGAGCGGTCGTGGGATTTCACCGACCTGCCCGGCGATCTGCGCCTGCTGTGCAAGCTGCTCGACGGCGAATGGGACGAGGCGGAGTTCCTGGTCGTGCCCCCAGGCCATCGGGTGACCCGCGGCGACGAGGCAAGCATTTTGGCCACGGAAGACGCGGATGAGAGCAAACCGCCGATGTACGCCGATTGA
- a CDS encoding LysE family transporter, whose amino-acid sequence MAALLVYAFGTAFSGALMPGPLLAVTVADAAANGFWAGPLLMVGHGLLELMVIAALAVGLGAALRKRYVFAALGLIGGGVLVWMGWGMLVSPGAGGVGFLDAGRGLAGGAPWRLGSAGREVARGLLISLSHPYWSLWWATLGMALVARARRDGAVGLGVLFVGHVGSDLVWYCLVALGVSYGRSFMSPLFYRWLVGACGAFMVVLAAYFIISGARELVNPRARQEQHE is encoded by the coding sequence TTGGCGGCGCTGCTGGTGTACGCGTTCGGCACCGCCTTCTCGGGCGCGCTGATGCCGGGGCCGCTGCTGGCGGTGACGGTGGCGGATGCCGCGGCGAACGGCTTCTGGGCGGGACCGCTGCTGATGGTCGGGCACGGGCTGCTGGAGCTGATGGTCATCGCCGCGCTGGCGGTCGGCCTGGGGGCGGCGCTGCGCAAGCGCTACGTCTTCGCCGCCCTGGGACTGATCGGCGGCGGCGTGCTGGTGTGGATGGGCTGGGGCATGCTGGTGTCGCCGGGCGCGGGTGGGGTTGGCTTCCTCGACGCGGGGAGGGGTCTGGCCGGCGGCGCACCCTGGCGCCTGGGCAGCGCCGGGCGCGAGGTCGCCCGCGGGCTGCTGATCAGCCTGTCGCATCCTTACTGGAGCTTGTGGTGGGCGACCCTGGGGATGGCGCTGGTCGCGCGCGCCAGGCGCGACGGAGCGGTCGGGCTGGGGGTCCTGTTCGTCGGCCACGTGGGTTCGGACCTGGTGTGGTACTGCCTGGTGGCGCTGGGGGTGTCGTATGGTCGTTCGTTCATGTCGCCGCTATTCTATCGGTGGTTGGTGGGCGCATGTGGGGCGTTCATGGTCGTGCTCGCCGCCTACTTCATCATCTCCGGCGCGCGCGAGCTCGTGAATCCTCGGGCGAGGCAAGAGCAGCATGAATGA
- a CDS encoding 50S ribosomal protein L25 — protein sequence MEQRELAVTKREQAGTSAARRLRRQGLAPAVLYGRGRAPVALAVNAKRLLEVLRAGGHNAVVRLEVENGGEEPPTVMLREIQVHPLTGQVLNVDFQRISLTEKITAQVPVVVIGEAPGLKQGGVLDHVLREVEVVALPTELPNRIELDISKLEIGHALHVSDLSLPSEVTLVSEASGMVVSMTLPRAVEEVAPAAPTEAPEGEEAPAAGEAPAEEEDAGADEGAPR from the coding sequence ATGGAACAGCGGGAACTTGCGGTGACGAAACGGGAGCAGGCGGGCACCAGCGCCGCCCGGCGGCTGCGCCGCCAAGGGCTGGCGCCGGCGGTGCTGTATGGTCGGGGCCGGGCGCCGGTGGCGCTGGCGGTCAACGCCAAGCGCCTGCTCGAGGTCTTGCGCGCGGGCGGCCATAATGCGGTCGTGCGGCTGGAGGTGGAGAACGGCGGCGAGGAGCCGCCGACGGTGATGCTGCGCGAGATCCAGGTGCACCCGCTGACGGGCCAGGTGCTCAATGTTGACTTCCAGCGCATCTCCCTGACCGAGAAGATCACGGCGCAGGTGCCGGTGGTGGTGATCGGGGAGGCGCCGGGGCTGAAGCAGGGCGGCGTGCTCGACCATGTCCTGCGCGAGGTCGAGGTCGTGGCCCTGCCGACTGAGCTGCCCAACCGGATCGAGCTCGATATCTCGAAACTGGAGATCGGCCACGCGCTGCACGTCAGCGATCTCTCCCTGCCCTCCGAGGTGACGTTGGTCAGCGAGGCGAGCGGCATGGTGGTCTCGATGACCCTGCCGCGGGCGGTGGAGGAGGTCGCGCCCGCCGCGCCGACCGAAGCGCCTGAGGGCGAGGAAGCGCCCGCCGCGGGAGAAGCGCCGGCCGAGGAAGAGGACGCGGGGGCCGACGAAGGCGCCCCGAGGTGA
- a CDS encoding HAD family hydrolase, with protein sequence MNTMTWPRAILLDFYGTVVEEDDVAIAAICEQVTSACGNDAASRRIGSYWGRAFADMCLHSHGESFGSQRELAVASLRETLLHFGPRLDAVTLSQSQWRYWTQPELFPESREVLASCGVPICLVSNIDNDDLAAALAHNGLSFDLIVTSEDCRAYKPRPEPFRRALSLLGLPPEAVLHVGDSIGADVRGAKAEGIPVLWINRQGKSVPTGDDAPDYAASDLSGLLRVLPAARSHRQG encoded by the coding sequence ATGAACACCATGACTTGGCCGCGCGCCATACTATTGGATTTCTACGGCACCGTCGTCGAAGAGGACGACGTGGCGATCGCCGCCATTTGCGAGCAGGTGACGAGCGCGTGCGGCAATGACGCGGCCTCGCGCCGGATCGGTTCGTACTGGGGCCGCGCCTTCGCAGACATGTGCCTGCACAGCCACGGGGAGAGCTTCGGAAGTCAGCGGGAATTGGCGGTTGCGTCTTTGCGGGAGACCCTGCTGCATTTCGGGCCGCGTCTCGATGCGGTCACACTGAGTCAATCACAGTGGCGCTACTGGACGCAGCCGGAGCTGTTCCCCGAGAGCAGAGAAGTGCTCGCTAGTTGCGGCGTGCCGATCTGCCTGGTGAGCAACATTGACAACGATGATCTGGCGGCTGCCCTCGCGCACAATGGGTTGTCATTCGACCTGATCGTGACCAGCGAGGACTGCAGAGCCTACAAGCCGCGGCCCGAACCGTTCAGACGTGCTCTTTCCCTGCTGGGGTTGCCGCCGGAGGCGGTATTGCATGTGGGTGATTCTATTGGGGCTGATGTCCGGGGAGCGAAGGCCGAGGGGATTCCTGTGCTCTGGATAAACCGACAAGGGAAGTCTGTGCCGACCGGAGATGATGCCCCCGACTATGCGGCGAGCGACCTGAGCGGGCTTCTCCGCGTGCTGCCCGCAGCTCGTTCCCACCGTCAGGGCTGA
- a CDS encoding ribose-phosphate pyrophosphokinase, with product MRILTGNANPKLAADIAAYLGLPLSETEVGRFSDGEIRVKINESVRGADVFVVQPTCPPTSDNIMELLIIIDALKRASARRIVAVVPYYGYARQEKKASGREPITSRLIADLLTVAGAHRILALDMHVPSIQGFFNLPVDHLNAGPLLADYFITRGFADADTVVVSPDVGGVGTARAVADRLDASLAIIAKRRPQPNQAEVMEVIGDLDGKRAIFIDDIIDTAGSLALGAHAVAERGAAEIYASATHGIFSGDAIARLADAPLKEVVVTDTVPLSPERRIAKIKVLSVAPLLAEAIRRVHEDASVSSLFDHLWVEDKR from the coding sequence ATGCGTATCCTGACCGGCAACGCCAACCCCAAGCTGGCGGCGGACATCGCGGCCTACCTGGGGCTGCCGCTGAGCGAGACGGAGGTCGGCCGTTTCAGCGACGGCGAGATCCGGGTCAAGATCAACGAGAGCGTGCGCGGGGCGGATGTCTTCGTCGTCCAGCCCACTTGCCCGCCCACCAGCGACAACATCATGGAGTTGCTGATCATCATTGACGCGCTCAAGCGCGCCTCCGCGCGCCGCATCGTGGCGGTCGTGCCCTACTACGGCTACGCGCGTCAGGAGAAGAAAGCAAGCGGCCGCGAGCCCATCACCTCGCGCCTGATCGCGGACCTGCTGACCGTCGCCGGCGCGCACCGCATCTTGGCGCTGGACATGCACGTTCCCTCCATCCAGGGCTTCTTCAACCTGCCGGTGGATCATCTCAACGCCGGGCCGCTGCTTGCCGACTACTTCATCACCCGCGGCTTCGCCGACGCCGATACCGTCGTCGTATCCCCCGACGTCGGCGGCGTCGGCACCGCCCGCGCCGTGGCCGACCGCCTCGACGCCAGCCTCGCCATCATCGCCAAGCGCCGCCCCCAGCCCAACCAGGCGGAGGTGATGGAAGTCATCGGCGATCTCGACGGCAAGCGGGCGATCTTCATTGACGACATCATAGATACCGCCGGCTCGCTGGCATTGGGGGCGCACGCGGTCGCGGAGCGCGGGGCGGCGGAAATCTACGCCAGCGCCACCCATGGCATCTTCTCCGGCGATGCGATTGCGCGGCTGGCCGACGCTCCCCTGAAGGAGGTCGTGGTCACCGACACCGTGCCCCTATCTCCGGAGCGGCGCATCGCCAAGATCAAAGTGCTATCGGTGGCGCCGCTCTTGGCGGAGGCGATCCGCCGCGTGCACGAGGACGCGTCGGTCAGCTCCCTCTTCGACCATCTGTGGGTCGAGGACAAGCGCTAG
- a CDS encoding glutamate mutase L has product MGDSVNTILATDCGSTTTKAILIRRGDDGYRLVARGEAPTTVEAPFDDVTVGVLNAAGELEDLTGESFVHNGRLRVGGNGSGGADLYVSTSSAGGGLQMLVTGVVKNMTAESAQRAALGAGAIVIDVLAVDDGREDHEQIERIRSLRPDMILMSGGTEGGTVSHLLDMAEILRAAAPKPRLGSGFQLPVIYAGNAEAREPVAELLGTAVRLTVVDNLRPALERENLGPARAAIHQLFLEHVMAQAPGYDKLLGWTTAPVMATPAAVGDMVQIAAQAQARSVLAVDIGGATTDVFSVFGGEFTRTVSANLGMSYSVSNVLAKAGIEGIARWVPFAVEEGDLRNRLRNKMIRPTTIPQTPDDLLIEQAVAREALRLALAQHRQLAVGLRGVQRRRTVGDTFSQDAGAESRVNLMELGLIIGSGGVLSHAPRREQAALMMIDAFQPEGVTELAVDSIFMMPQLGVLAQVLPEAAHEVFRRDCLIPLGTVVAVVGASKPGASAVVVSTPDGDVEALFGELRVFPLETGAEAEVTVRPARGLDVGAGAGRPLTVRARGGVVGLIIDARGRPLELPSQDRALTLRRWLRQVGADPQAPRAADAPGAGAGGEG; this is encoded by the coding sequence ATGGGCGACTCCGTCAATACCATCCTCGCCACCGACTGCGGGAGCACCACCACCAAGGCGATCCTCATTCGCCGGGGGGATGACGGCTACCGCTTGGTCGCGCGCGGCGAGGCGCCGACGACGGTGGAAGCCCCCTTCGACGACGTCACCGTGGGCGTTCTCAACGCCGCGGGCGAGCTGGAGGACCTCACCGGCGAGTCGTTCGTCCACAACGGGCGGCTGCGGGTCGGGGGCAACGGGTCGGGGGGTGCCGACCTTTACGTTTCGACCAGCAGCGCGGGCGGCGGCTTGCAGATGTTGGTGACGGGCGTGGTCAAGAACATGACCGCGGAGAGCGCGCAGCGGGCGGCGCTGGGCGCGGGCGCGATCGTGATTGACGTGCTGGCGGTGGATGACGGGCGCGAGGATCACGAGCAGATCGAGCGCATCCGCAGCCTGCGCCCGGACATGATCCTCATGTCCGGCGGCACCGAGGGCGGCACCGTCAGCCACCTGCTCGACATGGCGGAGATCCTGCGCGCCGCCGCGCCCAAGCCGCGCCTGGGCAGCGGGTTCCAGTTGCCCGTGATCTACGCCGGCAACGCCGAGGCCCGCGAGCCGGTCGCCGAACTCCTGGGCACGGCGGTCAGGCTGACCGTGGTTGATAACCTGCGGCCGGCGCTGGAGCGCGAGAACCTGGGGCCGGCGCGGGCGGCCATCCACCAGCTCTTCCTCGAGCACGTCATGGCCCAGGCGCCGGGCTACGACAAGCTGCTGGGGTGGACGACCGCCCCGGTGATGGCGACCCCGGCGGCGGTGGGCGACATGGTGCAGATCGCGGCCCAGGCGCAAGCGCGCAGCGTGTTGGCGGTGGACATCGGCGGGGCGACGACCGACGTGTTCTCCGTCTTCGGCGGCGAGTTCACGCGCACCGTGAGCGCCAACCTCGGCATGAGCTACAGCGTCTCCAACGTGCTGGCCAAGGCGGGGATCGAGGGCATCGCGCGCTGGGTGCCGTTCGCGGTCGAGGAGGGGGACCTGCGCAACCGCCTGCGCAATAAGATGATCCGCCCGACCACCATCCCGCAAACCCCCGATGACCTGTTGATCGAGCAGGCGGTGGCGCGCGAGGCGCTGCGCCTGGCGCTGGCGCAGCATCGCCAGTTGGCGGTCGGACTGCGCGGGGTGCAGCGCCGGCGCACGGTGGGCGATACCTTCTCCCAGGACGCCGGCGCGGAGAGCCGGGTCAACCTGATGGAGCTGGGGCTGATCATCGGCAGCGGGGGCGTGCTGTCCCACGCGCCGCGCCGCGAGCAGGCGGCGCTGATGATGATTGACGCTTTCCAGCCCGAGGGCGTGACCGAACTGGCGGTGGACAGCATCTTCATGATGCCCCAGCTCGGGGTGCTGGCGCAGGTGCTGCCGGAGGCCGCGCACGAGGTTTTCCGCCGCGACTGCCTCATCCCGCTGGGCACGGTGGTGGCGGTGGTGGGCGCCTCCAAGCCCGGCGCCTCCGCGGTCGTGGTGAGCACCCCCGACGGCGACGTCGAAGCGCTTTTCGGAGAGCTGCGGGTGTTCCCCCTTGAAACCGGAGCCGAGGCCGAGGTGACGGTGCGCCCGGCGCGCGGCCTGGATGTGGGCGCGGGCGCGGGCCGGCCGCTAACGGTCCGCGCGCGCGGCGGGGTGGTGGGGCTGATCATTGACGCGCGCGGGCGCCCGCTGGAGCTGCCGTCGCAGGACCGCGCGCTGACACTGCGGCGGTGGCTGCGCCAGGTCGGCGCCGACCCGCAGGCGCCGCGCGCCGCCGACGCCCCCGGCGCCGGCGCAGGGGGAGAAGGTTAG
- a CDS encoding sigma-70 family RNA polymerase sigma factor, translating into MDMTDDRELIRRTFDGDRSAFDDIVRRYQDGLYRHLLRLAGRHEEAEDLCQEAFIRFYRALPRFNRARPVGPFLFAIATNLWRERARKAHLAEQPLDEQQPAGGTPVAEQAMARLEHEQVLAAVARLRPEQREAVSLYYDQGLSYREIASITRAPVGTVSTRLRRALESLRRALPSEAAGLAIIAGGQAPPATGLVTALQGQGAAPPSLAPAIAHSIGHAAPATVGLLHGVWTLWKEAGLMVKGIYVALGLAVVGGAVVGVPRLVGDHGASPPAHPRSGGRINVKHEAAIRAAGMQRNYEAIRHLAAEVEYTQEAPQQTMRKKFLMKYVAPSTVYFEDLESTMSPESVMPRMSVWTDGREIHQAEEMKQPSGEDLLTGKVLHATGTAMDWRGFQLGNPLSVIRGTGPNLVHWRELQSQAESGHARWARPETQFGVKGFGFLLDWAKGHQVYYWIDDVHGFIPRIVSFRVGGAVHGEQRVKEVKKAGHAWLPTRMTMHTKNDDGSTTIGEMRVLSFDANTKLSPKDLELHFKPGTEVNDEIHKTHYTVGSGRAHPIAQGALKAWVRNAQQLMLALRMFAKDHDGRLPNAATWMDDIKPYLRSEDVLRCAGEKHKYSYAMNVAVSGLNLSDIADPANMVVLYEFSSDTRNAAGEPPSPSVPGLRPGGRLYGYADGQAEFVQAK; encoded by the coding sequence ATGGACATGACCGATGATCGCGAACTGATAAGGCGCACCTTTGACGGCGACCGCAGTGCCTTCGACGACATAGTGCGCCGCTACCAGGATGGGCTGTATCGCCATCTCCTGCGCCTTGCCGGCCGCCACGAGGAAGCCGAAGACCTCTGCCAGGAGGCCTTTATCCGGTTCTACCGCGCGTTGCCACGCTTCAACCGCGCCCGGCCGGTCGGCCCCTTCCTCTTCGCCATCGCCACCAACCTCTGGCGGGAAAGGGCGCGCAAGGCCCACCTTGCCGAGCAGCCGCTCGACGAACAGCAACCGGCCGGGGGTACGCCGGTCGCCGAGCAGGCCATGGCGCGGCTGGAGCATGAGCAGGTGCTCGCGGCGGTGGCGCGGCTGCGCCCGGAGCAGCGCGAGGCGGTATCGCTCTACTACGATCAGGGGCTGAGCTACCGCGAGATCGCGAGCATTACCCGCGCGCCAGTGGGCACGGTCTCGACTCGACTGCGGCGCGCGCTGGAATCCCTGCGCCGAGCGCTGCCGAGCGAGGCCGCCGGGCTGGCGATCATCGCCGGGGGACAGGCGCCGCCCGCTACGGGCCTCGTCACCGCGCTGCAAGGGCAAGGGGCTGCGCCGCCGAGCCTGGCGCCGGCTATCGCTCACAGCATCGGCCACGCGGCTCCAGCGACTGTCGGCTTGTTGCACGGTGTCTGGACCCTATGGAAGGAGGCTGGACTGATGGTCAAGGGGATTTACGTCGCGCTTGGTTTGGCAGTAGTGGGCGGAGCGGTGGTTGGCGTGCCGCGGTTGGTCGGAGACCATGGTGCATCGCCGCCAGCGCACCCGCGCTCGGGTGGCCGCATAAATGTCAAGCATGAAGCAGCGATAAGGGCGGCAGGCATGCAGCGAAACTACGAAGCCATACGCCATCTTGCTGCTGAGGTGGAATACACGCAGGAGGCGCCCCAACAGACCATGCGCAAGAAGTTCCTTATGAAGTATGTGGCGCCAAGCACTGTCTACTTCGAGGACCTCGAATCCACGATGTCGCCCGAATCCGTCATGCCGCGCATGAGCGTATGGACCGACGGTCGGGAGATACATCAGGCCGAAGAGATGAAGCAGCCGTCAGGCGAAGACTTGCTCACCGGCAAGGTACTCCATGCGACTGGAACCGCCATGGACTGGAGAGGGTTCCAATTGGGCAACCCTCTTTCGGTGATCCGCGGGACTGGTCCTAACCTTGTGCACTGGCGGGAGTTGCAGTCGCAGGCTGAGTCGGGACACGCACGGTGGGCGCGCCCCGAGACGCAATTCGGGGTCAAGGGATTCGGATTCCTCTTGGATTGGGCGAAGGGACACCAGGTGTACTACTGGATTGATGATGTCCACGGCTTCATCCCGAGGATTGTCAGCTTTCGCGTAGGTGGCGCGGTGCACGGTGAGCAGAGAGTGAAGGAGGTGAAGAAGGCAGGCCATGCCTGGCTGCCGACGCGGATGACGATGCACACGAAGAACGACGACGGGAGCACAACCATAGGGGAAATGCGCGTTCTGTCTTTCGATGCGAACACGAAGCTTTCGCCCAAGGACCTCGAGCTTCACTTCAAGCCGGGGACCGAAGTGAACGATGAGATACACAAGACGCACTATACCGTCGGGAGCGGCAGGGCACATCCAATCGCGCAGGGTGCCCTGAAGGCATGGGTTAGGAACGCTCAGCAACTCATGCTCGCTTTGCGCATGTTCGCCAAAGATCACGACGGGCGCTTACCTAATGCAGCTACCTGGATGGACGATATCAAGCCGTACCTCCGGAGCGAAGATGTGCTGCGCTGCGCAGGGGAGAAGCATAAGTACAGCTACGCAATGAATGTCGCAGTGAGTGGCCTGAACCTCTCCGACATCGCCGACCCGGCAAACATGGTCGTTCTTTACGAGTTCAGCTCGGACACGCGCAACGCCGCTGGCGAGCCGCCCAGCCCGAGCGTGCCCGGCCTGCGCCCCGGCGGCCGCCTCTACGGCTACGCCGACGGCCAGGCCGAATTCGTGCAAGCGAAGTAG